Proteins encoded together in one Spirochaeta isovalerica window:
- a CDS encoding response regulator — MTKTKILIVDDQLLFAESLKTVLETRSDDLEVVSIAANGKEAVHMAEIHSPRIILMDIRMPEMNGVEALKIIKEKHPSIIVIMLTTFDDDNYIHNALKNGATGYLLKNTPPEKLISSIRAAESGLVLISPSIIEHLTHDSPLPELPKEKPAWMSELSNREKQVLKLITGGMNNREIADELFIAEQTVKNHVSLIYSKLGTHDRMQAIRIARDFI; from the coding sequence ATGACTAAAACAAAAATTCTCATTGTAGATGATCAGCTGCTCTTCGCCGAAAGCCTGAAGACCGTGCTGGAAACCAGAAGCGACGACCTGGAAGTGGTCAGTATCGCCGCCAACGGAAAGGAAGCTGTCCATATGGCGGAGATACACAGTCCCCGCATCATCCTTATGGATATCCGCATGCCGGAGATGAACGGCGTGGAAGCGTTAAAAATCATCAAAGAAAAACATCCGTCTATCATCGTCATCATGCTGACGACTTTCGACGATGACAATTACATTCACAATGCTCTTAAAAACGGCGCCACCGGCTATCTGCTGAAAAACACTCCGCCGGAAAAGCTCATTTCTTCGATCAGAGCGGCTGAAAGCGGACTGGTGCTTATCTCCCCTTCCATAATCGAACATCTCACCCATGACTCCCCTCTTCCCGAATTACCGAAAGAGAAACCCGCCTGGATGTCGGAACTGAGCAACAGGGAAAAACAGGTTTTGAAACTGATCACGGGCGGGATGAATAACAGGGAAATCGCCGATGAACTGTTTATAGCCGAACAGACGGTGAAAAATCATGTGAGCCTGATATATTCCAAACTCGGAACACATGACAGAATGCAGGCTATCAGAATCGCCAGGGACTTTATCTGA
- a CDS encoding sensor histidine kinase: MESGILIFNRKLRKWVLFSMILLCNFAILFLFLLGRGNFNLPDSWQMQFLAILIANLISSLVIFIIPAKGTFLAFIYMFQLGCKYLMTKPFSQNIWFEFFLLLIMMLEGIHLLSTAELTFLSFILMMTTLLTDHNDTLWGMEPVPRTWELKLSLFILILIIAGLSIIIKIAYDLLIAHKEVINNQKLVIRKLTTANQGLQQYANLAEEKSIINERLKMTREIHDTVGYTLTNLLMMLEASTDLIKTDPVKLEKLLHQALGIIKTGHEDIRQALRVLRNTKLKKSGSIEAIKNLTDIFRESTGVEVRVEYGNLPRALGRNVDHTIYRFLQEGMTNALTHGDAKNIDIHFWLNDNIIHINVEDDGRGSLNIEQGIGLKGMSERLAEVGGTLDYGNTYLGFSLSAKIPWENDD, encoded by the coding sequence ATGGAAAGCGGCATACTGATATTCAACAGGAAATTGAGGAAATGGGTTCTTTTCTCCATGATCCTTCTCTGCAATTTCGCTATTCTATTTCTCTTTCTGCTGGGAAGAGGGAATTTCAATCTCCCCGACAGCTGGCAAATGCAGTTTCTGGCCATTCTGATCGCCAACCTGATTTCCTCTCTCGTCATTTTCATCATACCGGCGAAAGGGACTTTTCTGGCGTTTATCTATATGTTCCAGCTGGGCTGCAAATATCTGATGACCAAGCCCTTCAGCCAGAACATCTGGTTCGAGTTTTTTCTGCTGCTGATTATGATGCTCGAAGGAATCCATCTGTTATCCACTGCGGAGCTGACGTTTCTATCCTTCATTCTGATGATGACGACTCTGCTGACGGATCACAACGACACCTTATGGGGCATGGAACCGGTGCCCCGAACCTGGGAGCTGAAACTGTCCCTGTTCATTCTCATTCTCATTATAGCCGGTCTGAGCATTATCATAAAAATCGCCTATGATCTGCTGATCGCCCATAAGGAAGTGATCAACAACCAGAAGCTGGTTATACGGAAACTGACGACAGCCAACCAGGGCCTTCAGCAGTACGCCAATCTGGCGGAAGAGAAAAGCATCATTAACGAAAGACTGAAAATGACAAGGGAAATCCACGACACAGTAGGTTATACACTGACCAATCTGCTCATGATGCTCGAAGCCAGCACGGACCTGATAAAAACCGATCCGGTTAAGCTGGAAAAACTGCTCCATCAGGCTCTCGGGATCATCAAAACGGGCCATGAGGACATCCGCCAGGCTTTGAGGGTTCTGAGAAACACGAAACTGAAAAAGTCGGGAAGCATAGAAGCGATAAAAAACCTGACCGACATTTTCCGCGAATCGACCGGCGTCGAAGTGCGCGTCGAGTACGGGAATCTTCCCCGGGCACTGGGGCGGAATGTGGACCATACGATCTACCGTTTCCTCCAGGAGGGGATGACCAACGCCCTGACCCACGGGGACGCGAAAAATATAGATATACATTTCTGGCTTAACGATAATATAATCCATATCAATGTGGAAGACGACGGCAGGGGAAGCCTGAACATCGAGCAGGGGATCGGATTGAAAGGGATGTCCGAACGGCTGGCTGAAGTGGGCGGCACCCTCGATTACGGCAATACCTACCTCGGTTTTTCCCTCAGCGCCAAAATTCCCTGGGAGAACGATGACTAA